From the genome of Virgibacillus proomii, one region includes:
- a CDS encoding YtpI family protein: protein MFIFAVIILLSLVLYVYYKVAIVKTNDGLKQAYFHAKSRICLGSFLIAFTINQYIFYQTRISLFIGIVFLIFGLPLILRGIKEVKHYRNEWKRLNLS, encoded by the coding sequence ATGTTTATTTTTGCTGTCATTATTCTTTTATCCCTGGTACTTTATGTATATTATAAAGTAGCGATTGTTAAAACGAACGATGGGCTAAAACAGGCCTACTTTCATGCAAAATCACGAATCTGCTTAGGTAGCTTCCTAATTGCCTTTACGATTAATCAATATATTTTTTACCAGACACGAATCTCTTTATTTATTGGTATTGTCTTCCTGATATTTGGGCTTCCACTCATTCTTCGAGGCATTAAAGAAGTTAAACATTATCGCAATGAATGGAAACGATTAAATCTTTCATAA
- a CDS encoding DRTGG domain-containing protein: MKSKHEQIIEHISSLEIGHKISVRQIAKELHVSDGTAYRAIKDAENKGLVSTIERVGTIRIEQKKKDNFERLTFAELINIVEGQVLGGREGLHKTLNKFVIGAMQLDAMMRYTEAGSLLIVGNRFKAHELAIKEGAAVLITGGFDTEDYIKRLADERQLPIISTSYDTFTVAAMINRAIYDQLIKKEIILVEDIYTPYEKSYYLHEKEKVADWYLLNKKSKHTRFPVVDNRKRVVGIVTSKDVVGKSSESAIEKVMSKQPKTVQTNVSLASVAHMMVWEGIEVIPVTDEHNRLEGIISRQDVLKALQQNQRQPQIGETIDDIVSRNLMELDAEQYVYETKVSPQMTNQLGTLSSSVFTALITEASRRMLLQYKKGDLVAENLTLYFIQPVQIESTLQIRPKLLEVGRLYAKIDIEVYDEQRLAGKGLLMAQLINR; this comes from the coding sequence ATGAAAAGTAAGCATGAACAAATCATTGAGCATATTAGCTCATTAGAAATTGGCCATAAAATTTCCGTACGACAAATAGCAAAAGAGTTACATGTTAGTGACGGGACGGCTTATCGTGCAATTAAAGATGCAGAAAATAAAGGGCTCGTCAGCACTATTGAACGTGTAGGCACGATTCGGATTGAACAAAAGAAAAAAGATAATTTTGAGCGATTAACGTTTGCAGAGCTTATTAATATTGTTGAAGGGCAAGTCTTAGGCGGAAGAGAAGGATTGCATAAAACGCTAAACAAGTTTGTTATTGGTGCGATGCAATTAGATGCCATGATGCGTTATACAGAGGCGGGGTCACTCTTAATCGTAGGGAATCGATTCAAAGCTCATGAATTGGCTATTAAAGAAGGAGCCGCTGTATTAATTACAGGAGGCTTTGATACAGAAGATTATATCAAACGGCTTGCAGATGAGCGGCAGTTGCCGATTATATCAACTAGCTATGATACATTTACAGTTGCTGCAATGATAAACCGAGCTATTTACGATCAACTCATTAAAAAAGAAATTATTCTCGTAGAAGATATTTATACGCCTTATGAAAAGTCCTATTATTTACATGAGAAGGAAAAGGTTGCGGATTGGTATTTACTCAATAAAAAATCAAAGCATACGCGCTTTCCAGTAGTGGACAACCGTAAACGAGTTGTAGGAATAGTAACTTCTAAAGATGTGGTTGGGAAATCTTCTGAGTCAGCGATTGAGAAAGTGATGAGCAAGCAGCCAAAGACTGTTCAAACAAACGTATCCTTAGCTTCAGTAGCACATATGATGGTGTGGGAAGGAATTGAAGTTATTCCAGTCACTGATGAACATAATCGTTTAGAGGGGATTATATCTAGACAAGATGTATTAAAAGCGTTACAACAAAATCAGCGTCAACCGCAAATTGGGGAGACAATTGATGATATTGTATCTCGTAATTTGATGGAATTAGATGCTGAACAATATGTTTACGAAACAAAAGTTTCCCCACAAATGACTAACCAATTAGGTACACTTTCAAGTAGCGTTTTTACTGCTTTAATTACCGAAGCCAGCAGAAGAATGCTGTTACAATATAAAAAAGGGGATCTCGTTGCAGAAAATCTTACCCTTTATTTCATTCAACCAGTACAAATAGAAAGTACATTACAAATCAGACCAAAGCTACTCGAAGTTGGTAGATTGTATGCAAAAATTGATATTGAAGTGTATGATGAGCAAAGGCTTGCTGGTAAAGGATTATTAATGGCGCAATTGATTAATCGTTAA